Proteins from a genomic interval of Bifidobacterium longum subsp. infantis ATCC 15697 = JCM 1222 = DSM 20088:
- a CDS encoding DUF3180 domain-containing protein, with translation MKTRRTAWWQYMIGAVLGLLAGIGLASYGESSGLSLIGAPRIVTGLLAVLGVIVLILALQVHKYANTDPKKRPHSFINPTIAVYTLVLSKALGLAGATLAGWYGGQIVMSLSHIEADFYAHAVTECAIAAVVCIADMIIGIIGEWLCQLPPNEGPENPKIKEAKRRSDIAQAYKR, from the coding sequence ATGAAAACACGGCGAACAGCATGGTGGCAGTATATGATCGGTGCCGTGCTGGGCCTGTTGGCGGGTATCGGTCTGGCCTCCTACGGCGAAAGCTCGGGACTGTCACTGATTGGTGCGCCTCGGATTGTGACCGGATTGCTGGCCGTGCTGGGCGTTATCGTGCTGATCTTGGCCCTGCAAGTGCATAAATACGCGAATACCGACCCCAAGAAGCGTCCGCATAGCTTCATCAATCCCACTATCGCGGTGTATACGCTGGTGCTGTCTAAGGCACTGGGATTGGCGGGCGCAACGCTTGCCGGCTGGTATGGCGGTCAGATTGTGATGAGCCTGAGCCATATTGAGGCGGATTTTTATGCACACGCCGTCACCGAGTGCGCAATCGCGGCCGTGGTGTGCATCGCCGACATGATCATCGGCATTATCGGCGAATGGTTGTGCCAGCTACCGCCGAACGAAGGCCCCGAAAACCCGAAAATCAAGGAAGCCAAGCGCCGTAGCGACATAGCCCAGGCCTACAAAAGATAA
- a CDS encoding acyl-CoA thioesterase — protein MAQATTVTPLDHLVKVLKLGEPSAYRNHTYINGESMYFPTGRVYGGQVIAQSVIAASKTVGPSRLPHSVHGYFIAAGDIRQDLLFDVENLRDGRSFSARRVNVTQAEGSILTAIASFQETGQEGVEFADPMPENLPDPETLTSAKELMRPYAAQSPFANYYAEKSPFDIRHVTPTVMLRADKDSAEHDSGKQMVWMKADGHVDVPQVMHRAMLALGCDQVMMEPVLRRAGLSISTPGISYASIDHSMWWYQDIDINEWHLYVQDTPIAAHGRGLGIAKVYAQNGDLVAAIAQEAMVRVPQE, from the coding sequence ATGGCTCAGGCAACCACCGTAACTCCATTGGACCATCTGGTGAAGGTGCTGAAGTTGGGCGAGCCTTCCGCTTACCGCAATCACACATACATCAATGGCGAGAGTATGTACTTCCCCACTGGCCGCGTCTACGGTGGCCAGGTCATCGCCCAGTCGGTGATCGCCGCGTCCAAAACAGTAGGCCCTTCACGCCTGCCGCATTCGGTACATGGCTATTTCATTGCCGCCGGCGATATTCGTCAAGACCTGCTGTTTGACGTCGAGAACCTTCGCGACGGCCGCTCGTTCTCCGCTCGTCGGGTCAACGTCACCCAAGCCGAGGGGTCGATTCTCACGGCCATCGCCTCCTTCCAGGAGACCGGTCAGGAGGGTGTGGAATTTGCCGATCCGATGCCGGAAAACCTGCCCGATCCCGAAACGTTGACTTCCGCCAAGGAGCTCATGCGCCCGTATGCCGCACAGTCGCCGTTCGCCAATTACTATGCCGAGAAATCGCCGTTCGATATCCGCCACGTGACGCCGACCGTGATGCTGCGCGCGGACAAGGATTCCGCCGAGCATGATTCCGGCAAGCAGATGGTGTGGATGAAGGCCGATGGCCACGTCGATGTGCCGCAGGTCATGCATCGTGCGATGCTGGCACTCGGCTGCGATCAGGTGATGATGGAACCGGTGCTGCGCCGCGCCGGACTGTCGATTTCCACACCGGGCATTTCCTATGCGTCCATCGACCATTCGATGTGGTGGTATCAGGATATCGATATCAACGAATGGCATTTGTATGTGCAGGATACGCCTATCGCCGCGCACGGGCGCGGACTCGGCATCGCCAAAGTGTATGCGCAGAATGGCGACTTGGTGGCGGCCATCGCTCAGGAAGCTATGGTTCGCGTGCCGCAGGAATAG
- the ettA gene encoding energy-dependent translational throttle protein EttA, translating to MAEFVFQMIKARKSYGDRVILDDVTLSFLPGAKIGVVGPNGMGKSTLLKIMAGLETVSNGEASLTPGFTVGILQQEPPLDDTKTVGENIKMAFGPIAEKVARFNEIGEEMANPDADFDALMEEMGKLQTEIDAADGWDLDSQLEQAMDALQCPDPDTPVNVCSGGERRRVALCKLLLEAPDLLLLDEPTNHLDAESILWLEQFLHQYKGAVIAVTHDRYFMDNVAEWICEVDRGHLYPYKGNYSTYLETKAKRLEIQGAKDAKLAKRLKNELDWVRSSPKARQAKNKARLERYDQMENEARNNKKLDFSEIQIPAGPRLGSTVLEANHIHKAFGDRVLIDDLSFTLPRNGIVGVIGPNGVGKSTLFKTIVGLEPLTSGELKIGDTVKISYVDQNREGLDPNKNLWEAVSGGLDFIEVAGVEVPTRAYVASFGFKGADQQKLTGVLSGGERNRLNLALTLKQGGNLLLLDEPTNDLDVETLESLENALLEFPGCAVVISHDRWFLDRVATHILAWEGDDDNPAKWYWFEGNFQAYQENKVARLGEDAARPHRLHKKLVRG from the coding sequence ATGGCTGAATTCGTATTTCAGATGATCAAGGCCCGCAAGTCTTACGGCGACCGCGTGATTCTCGATGACGTGACCCTGAGCTTCCTGCCCGGCGCGAAGATCGGCGTCGTGGGCCCGAACGGCATGGGTAAGTCCACCCTGCTGAAGATTATGGCCGGCCTGGAGACCGTGAGCAACGGCGAGGCCAGTCTGACCCCGGGCTTCACGGTCGGCATCCTGCAGCAGGAGCCGCCGCTGGATGACACCAAGACCGTGGGCGAGAACATCAAGATGGCGTTCGGCCCGATTGCCGAGAAGGTCGCCCGATTCAACGAGATCGGTGAAGAAATGGCCAACCCGGACGCCGACTTCGACGCGCTGATGGAAGAAATGGGCAAGCTGCAGACCGAGATCGACGCCGCCGACGGCTGGGACCTCGACTCCCAGCTTGAGCAGGCGATGGACGCCCTGCAGTGCCCCGATCCGGACACCCCGGTCAACGTGTGCTCCGGTGGCGAGCGCCGCCGTGTGGCCCTGTGCAAGCTGCTGCTTGAGGCCCCGGACCTGCTGCTGCTCGACGAGCCCACCAACCACCTGGACGCCGAATCCATCCTGTGGTTGGAGCAGTTCCTGCACCAGTACAAGGGCGCCGTCATTGCCGTCACCCACGATCGTTACTTCATGGACAACGTGGCCGAATGGATCTGCGAGGTCGACCGCGGCCACCTGTACCCGTACAAGGGCAACTACTCCACATACCTGGAGACCAAGGCCAAGCGTCTGGAGATTCAGGGCGCCAAGGACGCCAAACTCGCCAAACGCCTGAAGAACGAGCTCGACTGGGTACGCTCCTCGCCCAAAGCCCGCCAAGCCAAGAACAAGGCCCGCCTGGAACGTTACGACCAGATGGAGAACGAGGCACGCAACAACAAGAAGCTCGACTTCTCCGAGATTCAGATTCCGGCCGGCCCGCGCCTCGGTTCCACCGTGCTTGAAGCCAACCATATCCATAAGGCGTTCGGCGATCGCGTGCTCATCGACGACCTGTCCTTCACGCTGCCACGCAACGGCATCGTCGGTGTGATCGGCCCGAACGGCGTGGGCAAGTCCACGTTGTTCAAGACCATCGTCGGACTCGAACCGCTGACCAGCGGCGAACTGAAGATCGGCGATACCGTCAAGATCAGCTACGTGGATCAGAACCGTGAGGGCCTGGACCCGAACAAGAACCTGTGGGAGGCGGTGTCCGGGGGCCTCGACTTCATCGAGGTGGCCGGTGTGGAGGTGCCGACCCGCGCCTATGTGGCCAGCTTCGGCTTCAAGGGCGCCGATCAGCAGAAGCTGACCGGTGTGCTGTCCGGTGGTGAGCGCAACCGTCTGAACCTGGCCCTGACCCTGAAGCAGGGCGGCAACCTGCTGCTGCTCGACGAGCCCACCAATGATTTGGATGTCGAGACTTTGGAATCCCTCGAAAACGCACTGCTCGAGTTCCCGGGCTGCGCTGTGGTGATTTCCCATGACCGTTGGTTCCTTGACCGCGTCGCCACGCACATCCTCGCGTGGGAGGGCGATGACGACAACCCGGCCAAGTGGTACTGGTTCGAAGGTAACTTCCAGGCCTACCAGGAGAACAAGGTGGCCCGACTCGGCGAGGACGCGGCCCGTCCGCACCGCCTGCACAAGAAGCTTGTGCGCGGCTGA
- a CDS encoding MFS transporter — MNSIEQRLQRAALLASGIDAFGTGSFVSAAAVIFSSYNHVSAGIIGLGLTFSAVSGMIASMPAAYLADRIGGLRVFTYSYLLRAVGMLGWLIISGDAAFLVYMTLFGIIDRSAASLTRGLIIAPLSREQATILLGRMALPTNVGYALGAALSTMMLLIQYGNVIIVAANSLSFVVVVVLYRRALKGCNVTAAKVKRSPLTSWTVFRTALTSRSRSRLIIENFLFSFHRTLLNVYLPLLIIHYAPTDTWQAPAIFVANTVVIALAQGPVNHWATKAHNYALAWRCSGLLQAIAFIAVACIPFLSHDFPFIALVMLLAMLQIIAELLSTAGITMYMALLSRKDYLTTDLSAINLGGQFQNIVGPSLFASTITAANCVLPAAMGIAITLAAALPRKSE; from the coding sequence ATGAATTCTATTGAACAACGGCTGCAACGTGCTGCTTTATTGGCTTCTGGTATTGATGCGTTTGGTACGGGCTCGTTTGTCAGCGCTGCGGCGGTAATTTTTTCTTCATATAATCATGTTTCTGCAGGCATTATTGGTCTTGGACTGACCTTTTCAGCTGTTTCTGGCATGATTGCTTCGATGCCTGCTGCGTATCTCGCCGACCGTATCGGAGGGTTGCGCGTTTTCACTTACTCGTATTTGCTACGAGCGGTAGGAATGCTTGGATGGCTTATTATCTCTGGTGATGCTGCATTTCTTGTCTATATGACGCTGTTCGGTATTATCGACCGCTCAGCAGCATCGCTTACACGAGGACTGATTATCGCACCGCTGAGCCGAGAGCAAGCCACAATACTCTTGGGTCGCATGGCATTACCGACGAATGTCGGTTACGCGCTTGGCGCGGCACTAAGCACAATGATGCTGCTTATCCAGTACGGGAATGTGATCATAGTGGCAGCAAATTCACTCTCGTTCGTTGTCGTAGTTGTGCTATATCGCAGAGCGCTCAAAGGTTGCAATGTAACCGCTGCAAAGGTGAAACGTTCACCGCTAACTTCGTGGACGGTTTTTCGCACTGCACTAACTTCAAGGTCTCGTTCTCGGCTGATTATCGAAAATTTCCTGTTCTCGTTTCATCGTACACTGCTCAATGTGTATCTACCATTACTGATTATTCATTACGCGCCTACCGACACATGGCAGGCGCCAGCCATATTCGTTGCCAATACGGTAGTTATTGCACTAGCCCAAGGTCCTGTCAACCATTGGGCCACGAAAGCACATAATTATGCGCTGGCTTGGCGCTGCAGTGGACTACTGCAGGCAATTGCATTTATTGCTGTAGCCTGCATACCTTTCCTGTCACATGATTTTCCCTTCATAGCACTGGTTATGTTGCTTGCCATGCTGCAGATTATCGCTGAACTGCTCAGCACCGCAGGTATTACCATGTATATGGCATTGCTGAGCAGAAAAGATTATCTAACTACTGACTTAAGCGCTATTAATCTTGGTGGACAATTCCAGAATATTGTAGGGCCATCACTCTTTGCTAGCACGATTACTGCCGCTAATTGTGTGCTTCCTGCTGCTATGGGTATTGCCATTACGCTCGCTGCTGCGCTACCTAGAAAATCTGAATAA
- a CDS encoding ABC transporter ATP-binding protein yields the protein MAAAINRAMPSLTCLDTGEQAILTIVDATRTHGDGARRVVALSHANLILRSGEFVAVMGPSGSGKSTLLNLAGGLDTPSSGKVLVEGRDLASLNVARRAAIRRRSIGYVFQDFNLLPSLNAIENVSFPLELDGWPIRKARKAALEALQETGVAELALRRPEDMSGGQAQRVAIARALVGRRRLLLADEPTGALDSAAGTKVMEVLRSRADAGCAVLMVTHEPRFAAWADRTVFIRDGRITDETGATDFDELFTCDGEDDDDAGDARNSSQQNFRNNPGEQ from the coding sequence ATGGCCGCCGCAATCAACCGCGCAATGCCGAGCCTTACCTGCCTTGACACCGGGGAACAGGCGATATTGACGATCGTCGACGCGACACGTACGCATGGCGACGGCGCGCGCAGGGTCGTCGCTCTCAGCCATGCGAATCTAATACTTCGCTCCGGGGAGTTCGTGGCCGTAATGGGACCGTCCGGTTCGGGCAAGTCCACGTTGCTCAACCTTGCCGGGGGATTGGACACGCCGTCTTCAGGCAAAGTGCTGGTCGAGGGCCGCGATCTCGCTTCGCTGAACGTTGCCCGGCGTGCCGCGATTCGACGGCGGTCGATTGGCTACGTGTTTCAGGATTTCAATCTGCTGCCGTCGTTGAACGCCATCGAGAACGTCTCGTTCCCGTTGGAACTGGACGGCTGGCCAATCCGCAAGGCGCGTAAGGCTGCATTGGAGGCCTTGCAAGAGACGGGCGTCGCTGAACTGGCGCTCCGTCGGCCTGAGGACATGTCGGGAGGTCAGGCGCAGCGTGTGGCCATCGCCCGAGCTTTGGTGGGCCGACGCCGCCTGCTGCTGGCCGACGAGCCGACCGGCGCATTGGATTCCGCTGCCGGCACGAAGGTCATGGAGGTACTGCGCAGCCGTGCCGACGCGGGCTGTGCTGTGCTGATGGTCACGCATGAACCTCGCTTTGCCGCTTGGGCCGATCGTACGGTGTTCATTCGCGACGGTCGCATCACCGACGAGACAGGAGCGACCGACTTTGACGAACTGTTCACCTGCGATGGTGAAGATGATGACGATGCCGGCGATGCGCGCAACAGCTCGCAACAGAACTTTCGCAACAATCCCGGGGAACAGTGA
- a CDS encoding FtsX-like permease family protein, producing the protein MTRHKARSIFATLLVALPIAALVAGLALLTGTPNSRQRALAAIPRNAQAVLTATAVLNTGQPFMQAPEGASLWVDSPSQQPASAANIAAITPDQDALLRYWDSETLIATAGGDLQPGDQIQVDAAGADTTDSAGSSGADLDGAVRAKLRETEHDALPLLMPPVAQGAAPQDATQAVISASLAEQLHLNVGDTLTLTAPPFQGAYSTNGRIGAVLQNSRRAWRISGIADVTSTLDVWTYSGWLKGMVEADGGNGVDAHYLLVGSEPLTWTQVKRLNMLQVVAVSRHVLTDGYPSAEERYPRQIDVQQQLMQMVSVTVTAFLGIALTLFLITPAFAVSADQSRRILGLTAACGADGVDLRRTMSFQGLFIGISGGMIGIIAGIGLSYAAAPALKGAYVHEVAGMIPWKMLPLAALAAVMIGLAATWMPAHRVSRMNVVDALKDRSDNGERNRRESRLYRVVTAISTAALLGAAVACAMGGLAMPMPEFGDADYGSLPAEAIGAQLLLIGAIVFSFAGLIQLIRLIAQLCERHGTLLPLAVRMGLRDAGEHHRRFVPAAAAIAVSVAVASYALTMTGSLIANDRSNAMEVVHGHSHAVVSPEVPIDNAVDRAVVRSALNAISDDLPVTAHQPVYALAEVPPETADKLNVAEANELMRRFPNAAARLATPLDCITSSDPDRGQDVASAHNPNAQPYCVGASRSYRPLYRGLTMINADFSVLIMSGDAMRLSGFANADKAADMLDRGGVVVGNAATLRKDGTVDLEISHSAHNPDGSSAPDVVTGSASRPGVWVDGFFPLAMSKETAQSLGLTAFRYVGDMVQFTDAPGWSTLDKLRSIIDDRLPLVNGTSQSYRYSWGTGDPSSMLAELLPFALLMLLAIAATVISLLLARIQIIRDLATMHAVGASPGFLRRFTLAQAAIMLAAGTPTGMVTGLALGIFHVAWYRHIGYDGAWLDTVPCWGLQAALLIGVIAMGLGVAWLAARPSRKLTRRTLD; encoded by the coding sequence ATGACGCGACACAAAGCGCGCAGCATATTCGCCACATTGTTGGTCGCATTGCCTATCGCCGCGCTGGTGGCGGGGCTGGCACTGCTGACAGGCACGCCGAATTCCCGGCAGCGTGCCCTTGCCGCCATTCCTCGGAATGCGCAGGCGGTGCTCACCGCCACCGCGGTGCTCAACACAGGCCAGCCGTTCATGCAGGCGCCCGAGGGGGCTTCGCTGTGGGTGGATAGTCCCTCTCAACAACCCGCGAGCGCGGCGAACATCGCCGCAATCACGCCCGACCAGGACGCCCTGCTGCGGTATTGGGATTCGGAAACGCTAATCGCCACCGCCGGCGGCGACTTGCAGCCGGGCGATCAGATTCAGGTTGATGCCGCCGGCGCCGATACCACTGACTCCGCCGGCTCCTCCGGCGCCGACCTCGACGGCGCGGTACGAGCCAAGCTGCGCGAGACCGAACATGATGCGCTGCCACTGTTAATGCCTCCCGTTGCACAGGGTGCCGCGCCGCAGGATGCCACGCAGGCGGTTATCAGCGCATCGCTCGCTGAGCAGCTGCACCTGAATGTCGGAGATACATTGACGCTCACCGCGCCTCCATTTCAAGGTGCGTACAGTACGAACGGACGCATTGGCGCGGTGCTGCAGAACTCGCGGCGCGCGTGGCGCATCAGCGGCATCGCCGATGTCACCTCAACGCTTGACGTATGGACGTATTCCGGCTGGCTCAAAGGCATGGTCGAGGCGGATGGCGGTAATGGGGTGGATGCGCATTATCTGTTGGTCGGCAGCGAGCCATTGACGTGGACGCAGGTCAAGCGGCTCAACATGCTGCAGGTGGTCGCCGTTTCGCGCCATGTGCTGACGGATGGTTATCCGAGTGCGGAAGAGCGATATCCGCGTCAAATCGACGTGCAGCAGCAGTTGATGCAAATGGTATCCGTCACTGTAACGGCTTTTCTTGGGATTGCCCTGACGCTATTCCTGATCACCCCCGCGTTCGCCGTGTCGGCCGACCAGTCTCGTCGCATATTGGGATTGACCGCCGCATGCGGTGCCGACGGCGTGGATCTTCGACGCACGATGAGCTTCCAAGGCTTGTTTATTGGCATATCAGGCGGCATGATCGGTATCATCGCAGGCATCGGATTGTCATATGCCGCCGCACCGGCTCTGAAAGGCGCCTATGTGCATGAGGTCGCCGGTATGATTCCGTGGAAGATGCTGCCCTTGGCCGCGTTAGCGGCAGTGATGATCGGATTGGCTGCCACATGGATGCCGGCGCATCGCGTCAGCCGCATGAATGTGGTGGACGCGTTGAAAGATCGCTCGGACAACGGCGAGCGCAACCGCCGTGAATCTCGGTTGTATCGTGTGGTGACGGCGATTTCCACCGCGGCATTGCTTGGCGCGGCCGTGGCCTGTGCCATGGGCGGCCTTGCCATGCCCATGCCGGAATTCGGTGATGCCGACTACGGTAGTCTGCCGGCCGAGGCAATCGGCGCGCAATTGCTGCTGATCGGAGCCATCGTGTTCTCGTTCGCCGGCCTGATCCAGTTGATTCGTCTGATCGCGCAATTATGCGAACGCCACGGCACCTTACTGCCTCTGGCGGTACGGATGGGATTGCGTGATGCCGGCGAGCATCACCGTCGATTCGTCCCCGCCGCGGCCGCTATCGCCGTGAGCGTGGCGGTCGCCTCATACGCGCTTACCATGACCGGCTCACTGATTGCCAATGATCGGTCGAATGCCATGGAAGTGGTGCATGGCCATTCGCATGCGGTGGTGTCCCCTGAGGTTCCGATTGACAATGCCGTGGATCGTGCAGTGGTGCGATCGGCGCTGAATGCCATCAGTGATGATCTGCCCGTCACCGCGCATCAGCCTGTGTATGCGCTGGCGGAAGTGCCGCCGGAGACCGCCGACAAGTTGAATGTCGCTGAGGCGAATGAGCTTATGCGCCGATTCCCGAATGCCGCTGCCAGACTGGCGACTCCATTGGATTGCATTACGAGTTCCGACCCTGATCGCGGGCAAGACGTGGCTTCGGCGCATAATCCGAACGCCCAGCCATACTGCGTGGGAGCATCGCGTTCCTATCGCCCGTTGTATCGAGGCTTGACTATGATCAACGCGGATTTCTCCGTGCTGATCATGTCCGGCGATGCGATGCGATTGTCGGGATTTGCCAATGCCGACAAGGCGGCGGACATGCTCGACCGGGGCGGCGTGGTGGTCGGCAACGCGGCGACGCTGCGCAAGGACGGCACCGTGGATTTGGAAATCTCCCATAGTGCGCACAATCCCGACGGTTCCTCGGCCCCCGATGTGGTCACTGGGTCGGCGAGCAGGCCGGGAGTTTGGGTGGATGGGTTCTTCCCTCTGGCGATGAGCAAGGAAACCGCCCAAAGCCTGGGACTGACCGCATTCAGGTATGTGGGCGATATGGTGCAATTCACCGACGCCCCCGGCTGGAGCACTCTGGACAAGCTGCGATCGATCATTGACGACAGGCTGCCGCTGGTGAATGGCACCAGTCAGTCCTACCGCTACAGCTGGGGTACCGGCGATCCTTCAAGCATGCTTGCGGAGCTGCTGCCGTTCGCATTGCTGATGCTGCTCGCGATAGCCGCCACGGTGATCTCGCTGCTGCTGGCGCGCATCCAAATCATCCGTGATCTGGCCACGATGCATGCCGTGGGCGCATCCCCCGGTTTCCTGCGACGGTTCACGCTGGCGCAGGCCGCCATTATGTTGGCGGCCGGAACACCGACTGGCATGGTTACGGGACTCGCCTTGGGGATATTTCATGTGGCTTGGTACAGACACATCGGCTATGACGGCGCATGGCTTGACACAGTGCCCTGCTGGGGCCTGCAGGCCGCGTTGTTGATCGGCGTTATTGCAATGGGCCTGGGCGTGGCATGGCTGGCCGCACGTCCGTCGCGCAAGCTGACCAGACGAACTTTGGATTGA
- a CDS encoding PadR family transcriptional regulator, whose product MAIREALMALLEQGPASAYQLKRRFERTTSSIWPLNMGQVSTTLQRLHRDGLIEQVDGSEHDVPDDSDSRSDSPVAWLLTAAGHAEVSQWWRTPVLPEQRGRDELVMKLAFAVVTPGVDVSTLVQRQRVSMQRLLHDVTRARRQTDGDDLAARLVLDHRIFITEAELRWLETLDEAQLRIARTHRASASMSAVTSVEEDFANART is encoded by the coding sequence ATGGCGATACGGGAAGCACTGATGGCGCTGTTGGAACAAGGACCGGCAAGCGCCTACCAATTGAAGCGGCGGTTCGAACGCACCACATCAAGCATATGGCCGTTGAACATGGGGCAGGTGTCCACCACGTTGCAGCGACTGCATCGTGATGGTCTGATCGAACAAGTCGACGGTTCGGAACATGACGTTCCCGACGATTCCGATTCCCGCTCCGATTCACCGGTGGCATGGTTGCTCACCGCCGCCGGCCATGCTGAGGTATCGCAATGGTGGCGCACTCCGGTATTGCCCGAGCAGCGCGGCCGCGACGAGCTGGTGATGAAGCTGGCGTTCGCGGTAGTCACGCCAGGCGTGGATGTGTCGACGCTGGTGCAACGGCAGCGAGTGTCCATGCAACGGCTCCTACATGATGTGACTCGCGCACGCCGTCAGACGGACGGTGATGATCTGGCCGCCCGACTGGTGCTTGACCATCGCATCTTCATCACCGAAGCCGAACTGCGTTGGTTGGAGACCCTCGACGAAGCGCAGTTGCGCATCGCGCGCACGCATCGTGCATCCGCGTCGATGTCAGCCGTCACTTCCGTCGAGGAAGATTTCGCCAATGCGAGAACGTAG